The following DNA comes from Streptomyces globosus.
ACTCGGCGTAGAGCCCGGCCTCCTCGTATCCGAAGGAGCCGAAGAGGTCCACGGTGACGGTGACCTTGCCGTCCGCGCCGCCGGCGGCGCCCTCCGGTGCACCGCCGCAGGCGGCAAGCAGCACCGCGGCGAGGGCGGCAGCCCCCAGGCGGACGGCGGTTCTTCCGGCGGCTCGGGCGTGGGACATGGGGGCCTCCTGGGCTCCGGGATCGGGGGAGAACTCTTCTGAGAGCGCTCTCATCAAGCGAGGGGAGCGTGCCCACGGCGCGCGCCATCCGTCAAGACTCGAAGCCGCGACAGACCGGAATGGGCATCAACTTCCCGTCCTGCATTCTCTCTTGACACCCCTCTTTCGGGAGTTCTACGTTTCCGGCCAGCTGAGAGCGCTCTCTCCTGTGTTTCCCGGACGCGACCCCGACACCGCCTGCGCACGTCCCCCGCCACGACACGAGGTGTTCCCGCATGCCCGTCCTCCTCCCGCGCCGAGCCGCCCCGCCCCTCCTCGCCGCCGCCCTCGCGGCCGCCGGACTCGGCATCGGCCTCGGACCGGCCGCGGCCCCCGCCGCGGCCGCCACCGTCCCGGTGGGCGCCGGAAGCTACTCCGACACCCGCCCCGCCGGCACCTCCGGCCCCACCAACAACACCGGCACGCCCGTCGCCCCCAAGGTGACCCCGGCGGCCCAGGGCAGACCCGTCCCCACGAACGACTGGTGGTCCTCCCTCGCCTTCCAGCGCTACGGCGACAACCCGTACTCCACCCCCATGTACGGCCACCCCCTCACCTACCAGGCGGCCGCCGGCGGACTGGACGTCGGCTACCCCACGACCCCCGCCGTCGTCGGGGACGGCCGCCAGTACGAGTTCGCCCACAAGCGCGACCTGACCATCGGCCTCGCCGGCCTGAACTCGCCCGACACGAAGGCCGACGCCTGGTCCGACTGGACGGTCACCCCCTACTGGTCCGACGGCGCCCGCACCCTGCGCACCACCATCGGCCACGGCAGCCCGTTCGTGTACGCCCAGGGCTCCGGCGGCGACGCCCGGATCACCACCGCGTCCGCCCCGGCCGTCTTCGCCGACCAGGGCAACGTCCTCGGCATCACCGTCGCCGGGCACCACTACGCCCTCTTCGCGCCGACCGGCACCGACTGGACCGTATCCGGGACCGCGATCAGCGCCGCCCTCGGCGGCCGGAACTACTTCTCCGTCGCCGTCCTGCCCTCACCGGACGCGCTCGCGACCTACCGCACGTACGCCTTCAGCTTCGTCACCGGCTCCCGCGTCGACTGGAGCACCTCCGGCGGCACCGTCCGCGCCACCTACACGCTCTCCACCGAGGCCAAGGAGGGCACCGAGCGCGGCACCCTCCAGGCCCTCTACCGGCACCAGTGGCTGCACACCAGCGACCCGCTCACCCCGTACACGTACGTCTCGCCGCGCGGCACCATGAAGGTCCGCGAGGGCGCCTCGTTCACCACCGCCCAGAAGGCGGCCCCCGTGCTGCCGGCCCTGCCGCGCACGGGCGCGGCCGACACCCCCGCGCTCCGCGCCCGGCTGAAGGAGGCCGCGAACGCGCCCGACCCGTTCTCCGGCGCGGTGGACACCTACTGGACCGGCAAGGCGCTCGGCAAGCTGGCCCAACTCGTGCCGATCGCCGACCAGATCGGCGAGACCGCCGTCCGCGACCGGCTCCTCGGCCTGCTCAAGGGGCGCCTGCAGGAGTGGTTCACCGCCGGCGGCGCCGGTGAGTTCTCCTACGACCGCACATGGCGCACCCTGACCGGCTACCCCGCCTCCTACGGCAGCGACACCGAGCTCAACGACCACCACTTCCACTACGGCTACTACGTGTACGCGGCCGCGATCACCGCCCAGTACGACCCCGGCTGGGCCGCCGACTCCGCCTGGGGCGGCATGGTCAAGACCCTGATCCGCGACACCGCGAACCCCTCCCGCACCGACACCGCCTTCCCGTTCCTGCGCGGCTTCGACGTGTACGCCGGCCACAGCTGGGCCTCCGGCCACCAGGGCTTCGCCGCCGGCAACAACCAGGAGTCCTCCTCCGAGTCCACCAACCTCAGCGCCGCCCTCGTACTGTGGGGCTCGGCCACCGGCGACACCGGCCTGCGCGACCTCGGCTCCTACCTGCTGGCCACCGAGGGCGAGGCGATCGCCCAGTACTGGTTCGACGCCGACGGGCAGGTCTTCCCGGCCTCCTTCGGCCACGACACCGCCGGCATGGTGTGGGGCAGCGGCGCCGCGTACGCCACCTGGTGGACCGCCAACCCGGAGGAGATCCACGGCATCAACGTGCTCCCGGTGACCGGCGGCTCCCTCCACCTCGGCGGACACCGGCAGGCGATCCGCCGCAACATCGCCGAGATGGAGCGGGAGAACGGCGGACCCGCCGTCGAATGGCGCGACATCCTCTGGGAGTTCCAGTCGCTCGCCGACCCGGCCGCCGCGAAGGCCAAGTGGGACGCCGGCAACGCCGGCTACACCCCGGAGGCGGGCGAGTCCAAGGCGCACACCCAGCACTGGATCACCAGCCTGGACGCACTCGGCGCCCCCGACCCGTCCGTGACCGGATCCATCCCCACCTCGGCGGTCTTCAACCGGAACGGCACCCTCACCTACGCGGCCCACAACCACGGGGCGACCGCCCGCACCGTCACCTTCTCCGACGGCAGGACCCTCACCGTGCCGGCCCGCTCCACCGCCTCCGCCACGGGCACGGGCCCCGGCCCCGGCCCGGAGCCCTCGACCGGGAACACGTTCCGGCTCCGCTCCGGCGGCGTCCTCACCACCGCCGGCGGCGGCACCGCGGGCAGCGACACCGTCCCGTCGGCCGGCGGCGCCAACCACGACGGCACACCGTACCGGCCGCTCGTCTACGAGGCCAAGGGCGTGAACGGTACGCTCAGGGCGGGCGCGGCCACCGCGTTCCGGCTCCCCGTGGACGCCGGCACCGCCGTCGGCCTCGGCCAGCAGGCCCGGATCTCGTACGACCTCACCGGCGACGGCACCTTCGACCGGACGGAGACCTACCACTACTTCGCCACCGACCCGGTCGCCGGCTGGGAGGAGTACCGGCAGGCCCGCGGCCTGAAGTCGGCCACCGGCACGCTCGGCGACCTGCGCGGCGGAACAGTCCGCCTGGAGGTGTGGAGCGCCATTGGCAACGCCGACTCCCGGCTGCAGACGGGCACCGACACGGCCGTGGTCGTCATCCCGTACGACTGACCCACCCGCGGCCACGGCACACAGGCGGCGGGTGCGGGGGCCTTCCCGCACCCGCCGCCGTGATGCCGCCCCCCCACCCCGTCGTCACCGCCCCGTCAGGCCGATTCCCGCCGCACCAGCCCGGTCGGCGTGATGACGGAGGCCGGGGCCGCGTCCACCGCACCGTCCAGCATTCGCATCAGCAGCCGGACCATCAGCCGTCCCATCCCCTCGATGTCCTGACGCACCGTGGTCAGGGCCGGCTCCGTGGCCCGCACCACCGCGTCCATGTCGTCGAACCCCACCACCGCCACGTCCTCCGGCACCCGGATCCCCCGCTCGCGCAGGGCCCCCAGCGCCCCTGCCGCCATCAGGTCGTTCGCGGCGAACACGGCGTCCACGTCGGGCCGCCGCTCCAGCAGCCCGGCCATCGCGCGGGCCCCGCTCTCCCGGGTGAAGTCGCCCTGGCACACCAGCGCGGGATCGGCGTCGACCAGCACGTCCCGGTAGCCGGCGAGTCTGTCGAGCGCGGACGTCTGCGTGCCCGGCCCGGCGATGTGGCCGATGTTCCGCCGCCCGAGCGACACCAGGTACCGGACGGCTTCCCGCGCCCCGCCCCGGTTGTCGCAGTCGACGAACGGCACGGCCGGCTCAGCCCCCGACACCGGACGTCCCCCGAACACGACGGGGACCCTGCTCCGGGCGATCAGCGCGGGCAGCCGGTCGGCGGTGTGCAGCGAGAACGCCAGCGCCCCGTCCACGTGCCCGCCGTCCAGGTAGCGCGAGATGCGCTCGTGGTCGCCGTGTCCCTCCACCCACAGCAGCACGAGCTGGGTGTCGTGGGCGGTCAGCTCCCGGCTGATCCCGCGCACCTGCTTCTCGAAGAACGGGTCGGAGAATATCCGGAACTCGGGCTCCGCGATGATGACGGCGACCGCTCCGTGGCGCCGGGTGACCAGCGAGCGCGCCGCGTGGTTGGGGACGTATCCCAGTTCCCGGACCGCCTCGCGGACCTTCTCCGCCAGGGGGAGCCGCACTCCCGCACCGCCGTTGACGACCCGTGAGGCCGTGGCCCGTGAGACGCCGGCCCGCGCGGCGACGGCTTCCAGCGTGGGGCGGGACGACCCCGTGGTCTGCTCCGGCACGGCAGGCTCTCCTGACTCCATCCGCGGCCGACGCCGCGCCGCTGTCCGACGCGGAACAGGATAAACGCCGGACGCCCGCTCTGAGAGCGCTCCCAAACACATTGCGCCAGTACGGCTTCCCGCACCGGGGGAGCCCCTTACCGATCGCGGGGGAGCGCGCAGGCCGCCGTCCCTCCCGGCAGCCGGTACCGGTTGGCCGCGACGACCCGGTACACCGCGTCCGCGGCCCGCCGCACCCCGGGCAGCCCGAGCACGCCGCCGAGCACCGGCCAGGCGCCGCCCGCGCTCAGCAGCGCCTTCGCGACGGCCCGGGCCCCGCCGTGCACCGCACCCGACGGGGTCACCCACAGCACCTCGTACGCGGCGCGGTCCCGGCTCACGCCGAGCGCGCCGAGGTCGGCGGACTGCCAGGGGACGACGTCGCAGCGGGGCCGCACGCGCCGCTCGGCGAACCGCGCCGAGGTCGTGCAGAAGCCGCAGTCACCGTCGTAGACGAGCACAGACCGGGTACGCATGCCCCCATCATGCGGCGTCCGCCCCGTCCCGCGCGGGGGCCGTCGATCCGGCAGGCCGCCCGGCAGGCGGCGCGGCCCCGCCCGGGTGCGGGAACGGTCCTGCGCGGGCCTGCGTCCTCCCCTCCGACAGGGCCGGCCGGACCGGCTCCGTGGGCCGGCGCCGCGGCGCCGGGGGAGGAGGGGCCGTGCGGGCAGGGCAAGGGGCGGGCGGATGGGCGGTGGCCCTCGCGGTGGGGCTTCCCCTGGCCGCCGCCGGGACCGTCGTGGCCGTCGTCCTCGGCGGCGGCGGCTCCGCCGCCCCGAGCCCGCTGCACCAGGCGGTGGACTCCTACCTGGAGCCGGTCGGGCGGGGAGCCCGCGCGCCCGCTCCCGGGCCGGACACCCGCTGCCCCGCCGGGGGCGACCCCGAGGGCTCCCTCCGCGCCCTCGCGGCGGAGTTCGGGCACCGCATCGTCTCCTCCACCCGCAGCGGCGACGGCGCCGTCGTCAACGTCGACCTCGCCCCGCCCGCCGGGGGCCGGATCGAGGCGGCCCTGGAGCTGCGCCGCAGCGGCGACCGCTGGGACGTCTGCTCGGCGTCCCGGGGCCATGTGGAGATCGACCCGTTCTGACTCCCGCCGCGCCCGGCGCCGGCTACGGCAGCCGTCCCGTGGAGGCGTCCGCCTCGGCCGCGTCCGCCAGGGCCTCCGCGGCGGCCTCCGCGGCCCGGGCGGCGTCGCTCGCGGCCCGCGTCGCGGTCTCGTCGGTGCCGTCCGCCGCCCGCTCCCGGGTCGCCGGCGACGGCGGGAGGACCTCCCCGAAGGCCCGGGAGACCGCCCCCAGCGCGGAGGTCACCTCGCCGGGGATCACCCAGAAGGTGCTGCCCTGCCCCTGCGCGAGCTGCGGCAGCACCTGGAGGTACTGGTAGGCGAGGAGCTTGGGGTCCGGGTCGTTGCGGTGCACCGCCTGGAAGACCTCGTCGATCGCCCGGGACTGGCCCTCGGCCTTGAGGATCTCCGCCGTGCGGGCGCCCTCGGCGCGCAGCACCGCGGACTGCTTGTCGCCCTCCGCCGTCAGGATCTGCGCCTGCCGCTGGCCCTCGGCCGCCAGGATCGCCGCCCGCTTGTCCCGTTCCGCCCGCATCTGCTTCTGCATCGCGTCCTTGATCGACTGCGGCGGGTCGATGGCCTTGATCTCCACGCGGTTGACGCGCAGTCCCCACTTGCCCGTCGCCTCGTCCAGCACACCGCGGAGCTGGCTGTTGATCGTGTCGCGCGAGGTCAAAGTCTTCTCCAGGTCCATGGAGCCGACGACGTTGCGCAGCGTGGTGACGGTGAGCTGCTCGACCGCCTGGAGGAAGTTCGCGATCTCGTACGAGGCCGCCCGCGGGTCCGTCACCTGGAAGTACAGCACGCTGTCGATCTCGACGACCAGGTTGTCCTCCGTGATCACCGGCTGCGGCCGGAAGGAGACGACCTGCTCGCGCAGGTCGATCACCGGGTACACGCGGTCGACGTAGGGGATGACGACGTTCAGGCCGGGCTTCAGCGTCCGGTGGTAGCGGCCGAGCCGCTCCACGTTGCGGGCGCGCGCCTGGGGCACGATCCGGACGGCCCGCACCACGGTGAACACGGCGAGGACGGCGACGACCAGGGCGATGATCAGGGACCCCGATGCATCCATGGCTCACTCCCGGGGGTAGACGAGGGCGGTGCTGCCGCTGATCTCGATGACGTCGACGGCCGTGCCGGGAGGGATGACCAGCGTCTCGTCGTAGGCGCGGGCGGTCCACTCCTCGCCGCCGATCCGCACCCGGCCGTCCCGCCCGGACACCTCGCTGACGACGTACGCGACCCTGCCGATCAGCGCGTCGACGCCGAACCGCGCCTCCTGCGCGGGCTGGAGGCGGCGCAGCACGGTCGGGCGTACGAACAGCAGGCTGAGTGCGGCGACGGCGGTGAACAGCAGGAACTGCCAGGGCACCGGCAGGCCGAGCGCGGCGGCGCCCCCGGTCACGGCGGCGGCCGCGGCCAGCAGCCCGAGCGCCGCGGTGAGGGAGAACACCTCCGCGACGGCCAGCCCTGCCGCGGCGATCAGCCAGAGCAGCCACGGTTCCATGCGAGCCCTCCCTCCCACACATACAGGCGAGCGATATGCCGGAATTATTAGCGTATCTACCCATGGGAGGGGCGGGGGAATCCGCTGTTCACACCGCATTCCCTGCCGCGGGCCGCGTTCCGCTCGGCCGCCGCCCGCCACGCGCGCACGGACACCGCGGGGCATATTGGAGGAAGCGCCCAAAGATCGGCCCGGGGAACCGCCTCGAATGGAAACCGCCTGGTGGGGCAGGCGGCCTGTACGTCGATCGCCCGTCCCGCCGGTGTTTCGCCCGGACGGGCAGCACGAGGGAGTGAACTCACATGGTGCAGGTGTTCCGGACCCCCGGAGCAGGAGCAGCCACGGGCCGGCCCGCCGGCGTGCCCACCCAGGGGGGTGCGGCATGTGCGGTCTGAGCGGCGAGGTGCGCTTCGACGGCCGGCGCCCGGACCTGGCGGCGGTGGAGCGCATGACCGACGAGATGTCCGACCGCGGTCCGGACGGCAGAGGTGCCTGGTCGCAGGGCGCCGTCGCCCTCGGCCACCGGCGGTTGAAGATCATCGACCTGTCCGAAAGCGGCGCCCAGCCGATGACGGACCCCCACCTCGGCATCACCGCCGCCTTCAACGGCTGCATCTACAACCACCGCGAACTGCGCCGGCGCCTGGAGGGGCTGGGCCACCGCTTCTTCTCCGACTCCGACACCGAGGTCCTCGCCAAGGCGTACGGGCAGTGGGGGCCCGCCTGCGCGGAGCACCTGCTCGGCATGTTCGCCTTCGCGGTGGTCGAGCACCACACCGGGCGCGTGGTGCTGGGCCGCGACCGGCTCGGCATCAAGCCCCTCTACCTCACCGAGGACGCCGACCGGCTCCGCTTCGCCTCCACCCTGCCCGCCCTGCTGGCCGGCGGCGGCGTCGACACCGGCATCGACGCGGTCGCCCTGCACCAGTACCTGAGCTGGCACGGCACCGTTCCCGCCCCCCGCACCGTCCTGCGGGGCGTGCGCAAGCTGCCGCAGGCCACGGTCCGGGTGATCGAGCCCGACGGCACCTCCACCGACCACTGCTACTGGCAGCCGTCGTACACCCGCGGCGCCGGGCCCGGCGCCGGGCTCGGCGACGACCCCGAGGCCTGGCGGGAGGCCGTCCACGAAGCGCTCGGCCGGGCCGTGCGCCGGCGCATGGTCGCCGACGTCCCCGTGGGTGTCCTGCTGTCCGGCGGGCTCGACTCCAGCCTGATCGTCGCCCTGCTGGAGGAGCACGGCCAGAGCGGCACCGCCACCTTCGCCATGGGCTTCGAGTCCGAGAGCGGACAGGAAGGCGACGAGTTCCACTACTCCGACCTGGTCGCCCGCCGGTTCGGCACCGACCACCACCAGTTCATGATCCCCTCCGACCGGCTCCCCGCCGCGCTGGAAGGGGCGATCGCCGCCATGGACGAGCCCATGGTCAGCCACGACTCCGTCGCCTTCCACCTGCTCGCCGAGCAGGTGGCCAAGGACGTCAAGGTCGTGCTCTGCGGCCAGGGCGCCGACGAGGTCTTCGCCGGCTACCACTGGTACCCCGGCATCGCCGGGGCCGCCCGCCCCGACGCCGCCGACGCGTACGCAGACGCCTACTTCGACCGCACCCACCACGGCGTCAACGACCTGCTCCACCCCGACCTGGCCGCCGACCGCGACACCCCGCGCGAGTTCGTCGCGGCCCACATGGCCGCGCCCGGCGCGCAGACCGCGCTCGACGCCACCCTGCGCCTCGACGTCCACGCCCTGATGGCCGACGACCCCGTCAAGCGCGTCGACAACATGACCATGGCCTGGGGCCTGGAGGCGCGCGTTCCGTTCCTCGACCACGAACTGGTCGAACTGGCCGCCGCCTGCCCTCCCCGGCTGAAACTCGGCCAGGGCGGCAAGGGCATCCTCAAGGACGTCGGCCGCCGCGTCCTGCCCCGCGAGGTCGTCGACCGGCCCAAGGGCTACTTCCCGGTGCCCGCCGTCCGGCACATGGCCGAACCGGTCCTCACCCGCGTACGCGACGCGCTGACCGCACCCGAGGCCCGCCGGCGCGGTATCTTCGACCAGGGCCGCGTGGCCGACATGCTCGCCAACCCCGCACGCCACCGCACGAAACGCGGAGCCAGCACCCTGTGGCAGGTGGCTTCGCTGGAGATCTGGCTCCAGACCCACGGCATCGCCTGACCACCGACACCCGACACCGAGCGGTGACAGTCCCCCGGAAGCCCTCGAAGAGGCCCGCATGCCCCTTGACCGCTCCCCGCAGCGACACCGTCCCCGCACCGCCGGCGCCCCCGCTCCCGCCCCGGACCCGGCAGCGGACCCCGCGCCCGCACGGGACCACGCCCCGGCCCCCGCTCCGGCGCCCGCCGGAGCCGCCCCGGCCGTGCTCCACCTGGCGGACACCGGCGCCGCGGACCCGCCGGCGGTGCTCACCGTCCACGGCTGCTGGTACCCGTCGGCCGACCCCACCGGCGACCGCGTGGCGTTCATCTGCGACCGCGCCGGCGTCCCGCAGCTGTGGAGCGGCCCCGCGAACGGCTCGGAGGCCCATGTCCTCGACGCCGACCCCGACCCCGTCACCGAGGTGTCGTGGTCGCCCGACGGCCGGTGGATCGCGTACACCTCGGCGCCCGGCGGCGGCGAGCACACCCGCGTCCTGGTGGTCCGCCCGGACGGCACCGGCCGGCACGTCCTCGCGGGCGCCGAGCCGGGCGCCTCCGCCCACATCGGCAGCTGGAGCCGCGACGGCTCCGTCCTCGGCGTCACCGTCGCCCAGCCCGCCGGCCCCGGCGCGCACAGCAGCCCGGGCCACATGCCGCAGGACACCGACCCGGGCTTCGCCGACGGCGCCCTCCCCGACGGCGCGTACGCGGCTGCCCGCACCGGACGCGTCGGCCAGGCGACGCTCCTCCTCCCGCCCGGCCACCCGGCGGCCGCCCCCGCCGCGCACATGAACGGCACCCCCGTCCGCCCGCCCGAAGCCGCCCCCGCGGCCGCCGACGGCGCCCTGTCCGCGTACCTCATCGACCCGGACGGCACACACGCCCCCGCCCTCCTCCACACCGAGCCCGGCGCCGCCTCCCTCCGTGTGTGCGACATCGCCGCCGACAACCGCTTCGTACTGCTGCGCCGCGGACCGCGCGGCCGCCGCGAGGCCCTCCTGCTGGACCGGGCCACCGGCCGCATCCCCTTCCGCCTGCACGTCGCGGACGGCGACCCGTGGATCGGGCGGCTCTCGCCCGACTCGTCCACCCTCTGGCTGCGCAGCGACGCCGACCGCGAGTTCGCCGCCCTCCTGCGGGTCCGGCTCGCCGAGGACGGGACCGCCGAGGAGGTGTCCGCGGCCGCGGAGCGGGACGGATCCCAGCTCGACCTGCTCAGCCTGCCCGACCACGGCCGCTGGGCCCTCCTCGCCTGGAACGCCCACGGCGCGAGCGACCTGGAGAGCGTCGGCCTCGACGGCGCGGGGGACGCCGTCGGCCCGCACCACCGCTCCGAACTCCCGCACGAGGTCGTCACCCGCATCGCGCCCGTCGCCCGCGGAGGCCTCTTCGCCGCCCTGTCCGGCTCCCGCCGACGGCCCGGCATCTGGCAGGCCGACGGGCCCTTCGGCCCCGTACGCACCGGCTGGACCGCTCCCGACGAGGAAGCGGCCCCGCCCGGCCGGCCCCCCGTCCGCCCCGTGCCGCTGCGCTGCCGCGCACGGGACGGCCTCGTGCTCGGCGGCTGGTACTACCGCGCCCCCGACCGAGACCCCGGCCGGCCCGGCCCCTGCGTCGTCCACCTCCACGGCGGCCCCGAGGAGCAGGAGCGCCCCGTCTTCAACCCGCTCTACCACGAGATCCTCGGCCGCGGCATCGACGTGTTCGCCCCCGACGTACGCGGCTCCTCCGGCTGGGGGCGCTCCTTCGTCGACGCCGACCTCGGCACCGGCCGCTTCGCCGCCATCGAGGACGTCGCCGACTGCGCCGCGTACCTCGTCGCCGAAGGCCACGCCGACCCGCTCCGCCTGGCGGTGATGGGCCGCTCGTACGGCGGCTACCTCACCATGGCCTCCCTGGTGTGGCACCCGGAGCTCTTCCGCACGGGCGTCGCCGTCTGCGGCATGTCGGACCTCACCACCTTCTTCGCCGGCACCGAGCCGTGGATCGCCCGCTCCGCGGCCGCCAAGTACGGCCACCCCGAGCACGACCGGGAACTGCTGCGCGCCCTCTCCCCGATGAGCCGCATCGACCGGCTGCGCGCGCCCGTCCTCGCCGTCCACGGCGAACACGACACCAACGTGCCCCCGACCGAGTCCGAGCAGTTCGTCCGGGCCGCCCGCGCCCAGGGAGTCCCGGCCGAGCTGCTGACGCTGCGCAACGAGGGCCACGACTTCCTGCGGGCCGACACCCGCCGCCTCTACCGGCGGGCCGCCGCGGACTGGCTGGAGCAGTACCTCGTACCCGACCGCACGGGCCGCCGGGCCACTTGAGCGGTTTCGCTCCCTGTGCCGGGTGCCCGCACGGCTCCGCCCCGGGGCCTCTTCGACGGGGCAGCGGGCGGGCGGGACGATCCGGCAGCGGGGGCGCCGGCGACTGCCCCCGGGCCACCGCCGCGTTTCCCGGCGCCGCGGCCGCCCGGGCCGCGGCGGTCGCCGCCCTTGGCCCTCGTGCGGGACCTCGTCCCGTGACGGCCCGCGGCCCGCGGCCGGCACACGTCGGCCGAGGACCGCCTTGACGGCCCACCTGCGGCGGGATCCACTGAAGGCCGCGGCACCCGCCCGCGCGGCGGACGCCGGGGGACCGGTCCACAGGGGGGACGGAGTGGGGCTTCAGCGTGCGCGGCGCGTCGCCGTGCAGGTCACCGGACTCTTCCGGCTGGCACACCTCCTGTACGCGGCCGGTGTGGTGGCGGCCGATCCCGTCGACGCCCGGGCCGCCGCCCTCCTGGCCGCCGTATGCGCCGTCACGCTGGCCGTGTATGCGGCGGGACTGCGGCACGGCCGGATCCCCGACCGCCTGATCTGGACGGACGCCGGCGTGAACGGATGCCTGCTCCCGCTCGCGGCCGCCGTCGCCGTCGGGGAGGGGCCCGCCGTGGAGGCGCACGGCTGGCTGGCGGTCCAGGCGCTCTCCGCCTCGACCGCAGCCGTCGTGTCGCTCCGCTGGCGCGGCACCGTCCTGTGCCTCGTCCTGCTGACGGCGACCTCGCTCGCCGTGCACCAGGTGGTGCGCCGGCCCGACACGGCCGGACTGCTGGAGCACCTCAGCGCCCTCGCGATGAGCAGCGGCCTGATGGCCGCCGGCTGGTGGTACGTCAGACGCCAGGGCATCCTCCTGGACGACGCGCAGCGGCGGGCGCTGGCCGCCGAGGCAGCCCGCGCCCGCCAGGCCGAGCGGACCGCCCACCACGCCGCGCTCCACGACACCGTCCTCGCCACCCTCACCACCATCGCCTCCGGCGGCGTCGATGCCAACGCGCAGGCCGTACGCGACCGCTGCGCCCGGGAAGCGGCCTACCTGCGGCGGCTCGTCCAGCTCACCGACGACCCCGGCCCCGACCGTCCGCCTTCCGCAGGAGGCACGCCCGGCACCGCCGCCCTGGAGGAGGCCGTCCGCTCCGCCGAGGCCCTGGGGCTGGTGGTGAAGGCGCAGTACCACGCCGTGCCGGAGCTCCCCGAGGCCGTCGCCGAGGCCGTCGCCGCGGCTGCCTCCGAGGCGTTGAACAACGTGCGCAGGCACGCCGGAACCGGCCTGGCCTACCTCACCGCGGTCGGCGTCGCCGAAGGCCTGGAGGTCACCGTCGCCGACCGCGGCACCGGCTTCGACGCCGCGGACACCCCCGGCGCCGGTACGGGCCTGCGCCGCTCCGTGCACGCCCGGATGGCCGCGGCCGGCGGGGCCGCCCGGGTGGACAGCCGGCCCGGCGAGGGCACCGTCGTCGAACTCCGCTGGCCGGCCTGACCCCCGCACGCCGGCCGGCCCGCCGCGGGTGCGGCGCCCCGTCTGCCGACGGGCCGGTCGGCCCGGCGTGCGCACGGCACGCCGGGGTACGGGGCCTGCGGCCAGGGCCGCAGGCCCGTCAGCCGATGCGGCGGGCGCCCGGCGACGGCACGGCCTCCAGTACGGCCGGCGCCGCGTGGCCGGCCGCCGCGAACGCCTCTGCCACCGCGCCGGCCACGGCCGCCGCCTCCCCGGCGCGGACCAGGGCGATCACCGAGCCGCCGAACCCGCCGCCCGTCATCCGCGCGCCGAGCGCCCCCGCCGCGACAGCGGCCGCCACCGCCAGGTCGGTCTCCGCGCAGGACACCCCGTAGTCGTCGCGCAGGGAGGCGTGCCCCTCCGTCAGCAGCGGCCCCAGTGCCTCGGGCCGCCCGGCGGCCAGCTCCGCCACGGCCCGGTCCACCCGCGCGTTCTCGGTGACCACGTGCCGTACGAGCGGGACGAGTTCACCGGGCAGCGCCGCCAGGGCAGACGGCAGGCCCGCACCGTCCAGGTCCCGCAGGGCGGGCAGGCCGAGCAGGCCGGCGGCCCGTTCGCACCCGGCCCGCAGGGCCGCGTACGCCCCGTCGGCGAGGTCGTGCCTGACGCGCGTGTCCAGCACCAGCAGGCGCAGGCCGTGCCCGCCGAGGCCGAACGGCACCTGCCGCACCTCCAGGCTGCGGCTGTCCAGGTGCAGCGCGTGGCCGCCGGTGCAGCACACCGAAGCCATCTGGTCCATCACCCCGCACGGCACCCCCGCGTACGCGTTCTCGGCGTGCTGCGCGGCCCGAGCCAGCTCCGGCCGCGCCAGGCCCAGCCCGTACAGCCCGTCGTACGCGACGGCCACCGCGCACTCCAGGGCCGCGGAGGAGGACAGCCCCGCCCCCGCGGGGACCGTGCTGTCGAGGTACACATCGGCGCCGCCGACAGCCAGCCCGC
Coding sequences within:
- a CDS encoding glycosyl hydrolase gives rise to the protein MPVLLPRRAAPPLLAAALAAAGLGIGLGPAAAPAAAATVPVGAGSYSDTRPAGTSGPTNNTGTPVAPKVTPAAQGRPVPTNDWWSSLAFQRYGDNPYSTPMYGHPLTYQAAAGGLDVGYPTTPAVVGDGRQYEFAHKRDLTIGLAGLNSPDTKADAWSDWTVTPYWSDGARTLRTTIGHGSPFVYAQGSGGDARITTASAPAVFADQGNVLGITVAGHHYALFAPTGTDWTVSGTAISAALGGRNYFSVAVLPSPDALATYRTYAFSFVTGSRVDWSTSGGTVRATYTLSTEAKEGTERGTLQALYRHQWLHTSDPLTPYTYVSPRGTMKVREGASFTTAQKAAPVLPALPRTGAADTPALRARLKEAANAPDPFSGAVDTYWTGKALGKLAQLVPIADQIGETAVRDRLLGLLKGRLQEWFTAGGAGEFSYDRTWRTLTGYPASYGSDTELNDHHFHYGYYVYAAAITAQYDPGWAADSAWGGMVKTLIRDTANPSRTDTAFPFLRGFDVYAGHSWASGHQGFAAGNNQESSSESTNLSAALVLWGSATGDTGLRDLGSYLLATEGEAIAQYWFDADGQVFPASFGHDTAGMVWGSGAAYATWWTANPEEIHGINVLPVTGGSLHLGGHRQAIRRNIAEMERENGGPAVEWRDILWEFQSLADPAAAKAKWDAGNAGYTPEAGESKAHTQHWITSLDALGAPDPSVTGSIPTSAVFNRNGTLTYAAHNHGATARTVTFSDGRTLTVPARSTASATGTGPGPGPEPSTGNTFRLRSGGVLTTAGGGTAGSDTVPSAGGANHDGTPYRPLVYEAKGVNGTLRAGAATAFRLPVDAGTAVGLGQQARISYDLTGDGTFDRTETYHYFATDPVAGWEEYRQARGLKSATGTLGDLRGGTVRLEVWSAIGNADSRLQTGTDTAVVVIPYD
- a CDS encoding LacI family DNA-binding transcriptional regulator; its protein translation is MESGEPAVPEQTTGSSRPTLEAVAARAGVSRATASRVVNGGAGVRLPLAEKVREAVRELGYVPNHAARSLVTRRHGAVAVIIAEPEFRIFSDPFFEKQVRGISRELTAHDTQLVLLWVEGHGDHERISRYLDGGHVDGALAFSLHTADRLPALIARSRVPVVFGGRPVSGAEPAVPFVDCDNRGGAREAVRYLVSLGRRNIGHIAGPGTQTSALDRLAGYRDVLVDADPALVCQGDFTRESGARAMAGLLERRPDVDAVFAANDLMAAGALGALRERGIRVPEDVAVVGFDDMDAVVRATEPALTTVRQDIEGMGRLMVRLLMRMLDGAVDAAPASVITPTGLVRRESA
- a CDS encoding thiol-disulfide oxidoreductase DCC family protein, with amino-acid sequence MRTRSVLVYDGDCGFCTTSARFAERRVRPRCDVVPWQSADLGALGVSRDRAAYEVLWVTPSGAVHGGARAVAKALLSAGGAWPVLGGVLGLPGVRRAADAVYRVVAANRYRLPGGTAACALPRDR
- a CDS encoding SPFH domain-containing protein, which translates into the protein MDASGSLIIALVVAVLAVFTVVRAVRIVPQARARNVERLGRYHRTLKPGLNVVIPYVDRVYPVIDLREQVVSFRPQPVITEDNLVVEIDSVLYFQVTDPRAASYEIANFLQAVEQLTVTTLRNVVGSMDLEKTLTSRDTINSQLRGVLDEATGKWGLRVNRVEIKAIDPPQSIKDAMQKQMRAERDKRAAILAAEGQRQAQILTAEGDKQSAVLRAEGARTAEILKAEGQSRAIDEVFQAVHRNDPDPKLLAYQYLQVLPQLAQGQGSTFWVIPGEVTSALGAVSRAFGEVLPPSPATRERAADGTDETATRAASDAARAAEAAAEALADAAEADASTGRLP
- a CDS encoding NfeD family protein; this encodes MEPWLLWLIAAAGLAVAEVFSLTAALGLLAAAAAVTGGAAALGLPVPWQFLLFTAVAALSLLFVRPTVLRRLQPAQEARFGVDALIGRVAYVVSEVSGRDGRVRIGGEEWTARAYDETLVIPPGTAVDVIEISGSTALVYPRE